Proteins from one Cyprinus carpio isolate SPL01 chromosome B15, ASM1834038v1, whole genome shotgun sequence genomic window:
- the hic1 gene encoding hypermethylated in cancer 1 protein isoform X1 yields MIIKGDFDRMAEEIGHPGIGLKSMLDAMEVPSHARHLLLQLNTQRTKGFLCDVIIVVQNALFRAHKNILAASSLYLKSLVVHDNLINLDHEMVSPGVFRVILDYIYTGRLNEGDPTSPTEPNIGAVLAAASYLQLLDLVTLCKKKLKRNGKYHLRPSPGFLPYKIGSSGVGVGRFRISTPVIHSCHPGGVVSTPRPTPLEDLPPLPLGPHVGEIYAPVPTQGPPPYPPKASLSPQSGLRMPPTDRNCSSVFGLDLTKKSPSSQSQLPSGHPHLISSLHPEEEPEGELDQSTSPLLSPNDGSRKMETAHHVGSLTPHPFPLPNHPIAPHLPHLHRPQGQEPYPCAPSPEPMEDSREQVRDGSNIYRWVKNEPSNPEDEDEEDEEDESGGMGEQDKERHQHMNHHKNSEEKLNMNERGYDRGTCDDGEDENGTGSEETGSSEGRPSPPVPGGRYHMPYEPESFGDNLYVCIPCDKGFPSSEQLNAHVETHTEEELNNGSELDNSNNSSSKPTNAHGPSSLNSSSGLHSPFLDSKSTQNLHSIGLGEIIRPYRCSSCDKSYKDPATLRQHEKTHWLTRPYPCSICGKKFTQRGTMTRHMRSHLGLKPFACDACGMRFTRQYRLTEHMRIHSGEKPYECQVCGGKFAQQRNLISHMKMHSSGTAGGGLTPDGKLKIDFSEGIYPLSKYTAEHLGLKQEKTSDLLTASQHLLADAKAMESLYPLSKLAVEHLGLTHNKMDVLNQPLPPTSQQLSAESRTIDRYSPS; encoded by the coding sequence GTATTGGTCTGAAGTCGATGCTGGATGCCATGGAAGTCCCAAGTCATGCTAGGCACCTCCTCTTGCAGTTGAACACACAACGAACCAAAGGCTTCTTGTGTGATGTTATCATTGTGGTGCAGAATGCTCTGTTCCGTGCTCACAAGAACATCCTGGCAGCCAGTAGCCTCTACCTTAAATCTCTTGTCGTTCATGACAACCTCATCAATCTGGACCATGAGATGGTCAGTCCAGGTGTGTTTCGAGTAATTCTTGACTATATCTACACAGGACGCTTAAATGAAGGTGACCCCACCTCTCCAACTGAGCCAAATATAGGAGCAGTGCTGGCGGCAGCAAGTTATCTGCAGCTGCTGGATCTGGTGACTCTATGCAAGAAGAAGCTGAAGAGAAATGGGAAGTACCATTTGCGTCCCAGTCCTGGGTTTTTACCTTACAAGATAGGCTCCAGTGGCGTGGGAGTAGGACGGTTTCGAATATCTACCCCTGTCATCCACTCCTGCCACCCTGGAGGAGTAGTTAGCACTCCTCGACCTACACCATTAGAGGACCTGCCCCCCCTCCCACTTGGCCCCCACGTCGGCGAAATTTATGCACCAGTTCCCACCCAAGGTCCACCACCTTACCCCCCAAAGGCATCCCTGTCGCCCCAGTCAGGCCTACGCATGCCCCCTACTGACAGGAACTGCTCATCTGTCTTTGGCCTTGACTTGACCAAGAAAAGTCCAAGTTCCCAGTCCCAGCTTCCCTCTGGTCACCCCCATTTGATCTCCTCACTCCACCCAGAAGAGGAGCCCGAGGGTGAGCTAGATCAAAGCACTAGCCCCCTGCTCAGTCCCAATGATGGCTCCAGAAAAATGGAGACAGCCCATCATGTGGGGTCTCTCACCCCACACCCCTTCCCTCTACCCAACCATCCTATTGCACCCCATCTTCCCCATCTGCACCGTCCTCAGGGCCAAGAACCTTACCCCTGTGCTCCTAGCCCAGAACCCATGGAGGACTCCAGAGAACAAGTCAGAGATGGGTCCAACATCTATCGATGGGTGAAGAATGAGCCTTCCAACCcagaggatgaagatgaggaagacgAAGAGGATGAGAGTGGAGGAATGGGTGAGCAGGATAAAGAGAGACACCAGCACATGAATCACCATAAGAACAGCGAGGAAAAGCTGAACATGAATGAGCGGGGCTATGACAGAGGGACCTGCGATGATGGAGAGGATGAGAATGGGACCGGCAGTGAAGAGACAGGGAGCAGCGAGGGTCGTCCATCTCCCCCTGTTCCGGGTGGAAGATATCACATGCCGTACGAGCCAGAGAGTTTCGGAGATAACTTGTACGTGTGCATCCCCTGCGACAAAGGCTTCCCCAGCTCAGAGCAGCTCAATGCCCATGTGGAAACCCATACTGAGGAGGAGCTAAACAACGGGAGCGAGCTGgacaacagcaacaacagcagcagcaaaccCACCAATGCCCATGGACCTTCAAGCTTGAATAGCTCTAGTGGCCTCCACAGCCCTTTCCTAGATAGCAAATCGACGCAAAATCTCCATTCCATTGGTCTCGGGGAAATCATACGACCCTATCGCTGTTCGTCCTGTGACAAGTCTTATAAAGATCCTGCCACCCTAAGGCAACATGAGAAAACCCACTGGCTGACACGCCCATACCCCTGTAGCATCTGTGGCAAGAAGTTTACCCAGCGTGGTACTATGACACGCCACATGCGCAGCCATTTGGGCCTGAAACCCTTCGCCTGTGATGCCTGCGGCATGCGCTTTACTCGTCAGTACCGTCTGACGGAACACATGCGCATCCACTCTGGAGAGAAACCCTATGAGTGCCAGGTGTGCGGGGGCAAGTTTGCTCAGCAGCGCAACCTTATCAGTCACATGAAGATGCACAGCAGTGGAACAGCTGGCGGAGGACTAACTCCTGACGGCAAGCTGAAGATAGACTTCTCCGAGGGGATTTATCCCCTGAGCAAGTACACAGCTGAGCATCTGGGTCTGAAGCAGGAGAAAACCTCAGACCTTCTCACAGCCTCTCAGCACCTGCTGGCTGACGCTAAAGCCATGGAGAGCCTCTACCCACTGTCAAAGCTGGCTGTAGAACACCTCGGCCTCACCCACAACAAGATGGACGTCCTGAACCAGCCACTGCCACCCACTTCTCAGCAGCTCTCAGCAGAGTCCCGCACCATTGACCGCTACTCTCCTAGCTAG
- the hic1 gene encoding hypermethylated in cancer 1 protein isoform X2 codes for MLDAMEVPSHARHLLLQLNTQRTKGFLCDVIIVVQNALFRAHKNILAASSLYLKSLVVHDNLINLDHEMVSPGVFRVILDYIYTGRLNEGDPTSPTEPNIGAVLAAASYLQLLDLVTLCKKKLKRNGKYHLRPSPGFLPYKIGSSGVGVGRFRISTPVIHSCHPGGVVSTPRPTPLEDLPPLPLGPHVGEIYAPVPTQGPPPYPPKASLSPQSGLRMPPTDRNCSSVFGLDLTKKSPSSQSQLPSGHPHLISSLHPEEEPEGELDQSTSPLLSPNDGSRKMETAHHVGSLTPHPFPLPNHPIAPHLPHLHRPQGQEPYPCAPSPEPMEDSREQVRDGSNIYRWVKNEPSNPEDEDEEDEEDESGGMGEQDKERHQHMNHHKNSEEKLNMNERGYDRGTCDDGEDENGTGSEETGSSEGRPSPPVPGGRYHMPYEPESFGDNLYVCIPCDKGFPSSEQLNAHVETHTEEELNNGSELDNSNNSSSKPTNAHGPSSLNSSSGLHSPFLDSKSTQNLHSIGLGEIIRPYRCSSCDKSYKDPATLRQHEKTHWLTRPYPCSICGKKFTQRGTMTRHMRSHLGLKPFACDACGMRFTRQYRLTEHMRIHSGEKPYECQVCGGKFAQQRNLISHMKMHSSGTAGGGLTPDGKLKIDFSEGIYPLSKYTAEHLGLKQEKTSDLLTASQHLLADAKAMESLYPLSKLAVEHLGLTHNKMDVLNQPLPPTSQQLSAESRTIDRYSPS; via the coding sequence ATGCTGGATGCCATGGAAGTCCCAAGTCATGCTAGGCACCTCCTCTTGCAGTTGAACACACAACGAACCAAAGGCTTCTTGTGTGATGTTATCATTGTGGTGCAGAATGCTCTGTTCCGTGCTCACAAGAACATCCTGGCAGCCAGTAGCCTCTACCTTAAATCTCTTGTCGTTCATGACAACCTCATCAATCTGGACCATGAGATGGTCAGTCCAGGTGTGTTTCGAGTAATTCTTGACTATATCTACACAGGACGCTTAAATGAAGGTGACCCCACCTCTCCAACTGAGCCAAATATAGGAGCAGTGCTGGCGGCAGCAAGTTATCTGCAGCTGCTGGATCTGGTGACTCTATGCAAGAAGAAGCTGAAGAGAAATGGGAAGTACCATTTGCGTCCCAGTCCTGGGTTTTTACCTTACAAGATAGGCTCCAGTGGCGTGGGAGTAGGACGGTTTCGAATATCTACCCCTGTCATCCACTCCTGCCACCCTGGAGGAGTAGTTAGCACTCCTCGACCTACACCATTAGAGGACCTGCCCCCCCTCCCACTTGGCCCCCACGTCGGCGAAATTTATGCACCAGTTCCCACCCAAGGTCCACCACCTTACCCCCCAAAGGCATCCCTGTCGCCCCAGTCAGGCCTACGCATGCCCCCTACTGACAGGAACTGCTCATCTGTCTTTGGCCTTGACTTGACCAAGAAAAGTCCAAGTTCCCAGTCCCAGCTTCCCTCTGGTCACCCCCATTTGATCTCCTCACTCCACCCAGAAGAGGAGCCCGAGGGTGAGCTAGATCAAAGCACTAGCCCCCTGCTCAGTCCCAATGATGGCTCCAGAAAAATGGAGACAGCCCATCATGTGGGGTCTCTCACCCCACACCCCTTCCCTCTACCCAACCATCCTATTGCACCCCATCTTCCCCATCTGCACCGTCCTCAGGGCCAAGAACCTTACCCCTGTGCTCCTAGCCCAGAACCCATGGAGGACTCCAGAGAACAAGTCAGAGATGGGTCCAACATCTATCGATGGGTGAAGAATGAGCCTTCCAACCcagaggatgaagatgaggaagacgAAGAGGATGAGAGTGGAGGAATGGGTGAGCAGGATAAAGAGAGACACCAGCACATGAATCACCATAAGAACAGCGAGGAAAAGCTGAACATGAATGAGCGGGGCTATGACAGAGGGACCTGCGATGATGGAGAGGATGAGAATGGGACCGGCAGTGAAGAGACAGGGAGCAGCGAGGGTCGTCCATCTCCCCCTGTTCCGGGTGGAAGATATCACATGCCGTACGAGCCAGAGAGTTTCGGAGATAACTTGTACGTGTGCATCCCCTGCGACAAAGGCTTCCCCAGCTCAGAGCAGCTCAATGCCCATGTGGAAACCCATACTGAGGAGGAGCTAAACAACGGGAGCGAGCTGgacaacagcaacaacagcagcagcaaaccCACCAATGCCCATGGACCTTCAAGCTTGAATAGCTCTAGTGGCCTCCACAGCCCTTTCCTAGATAGCAAATCGACGCAAAATCTCCATTCCATTGGTCTCGGGGAAATCATACGACCCTATCGCTGTTCGTCCTGTGACAAGTCTTATAAAGATCCTGCCACCCTAAGGCAACATGAGAAAACCCACTGGCTGACACGCCCATACCCCTGTAGCATCTGTGGCAAGAAGTTTACCCAGCGTGGTACTATGACACGCCACATGCGCAGCCATTTGGGCCTGAAACCCTTCGCCTGTGATGCCTGCGGCATGCGCTTTACTCGTCAGTACCGTCTGACGGAACACATGCGCATCCACTCTGGAGAGAAACCCTATGAGTGCCAGGTGTGCGGGGGCAAGTTTGCTCAGCAGCGCAACCTTATCAGTCACATGAAGATGCACAGCAGTGGAACAGCTGGCGGAGGACTAACTCCTGACGGCAAGCTGAAGATAGACTTCTCCGAGGGGATTTATCCCCTGAGCAAGTACACAGCTGAGCATCTGGGTCTGAAGCAGGAGAAAACCTCAGACCTTCTCACAGCCTCTCAGCACCTGCTGGCTGACGCTAAAGCCATGGAGAGCCTCTACCCACTGTCAAAGCTGGCTGTAGAACACCTCGGCCTCACCCACAACAAGATGGACGTCCTGAACCAGCCACTGCCACCCACTTCTCAGCAGCTCTCAGCAGAGTCCCGCACCATTGACCGCTACTCTCCTAGCTAG